Proteins from a genomic interval of Lolium perenne isolate Kyuss_39 chromosome 1, Kyuss_2.0, whole genome shotgun sequence:
- the LOC127327188 gene encoding uncharacterized protein isoform X2, which translates to MVPAAARSPLRAVMKRTERREPDGRIFAGSLPAARVVAVAQQFFSTTMTASTQQVVERYILIEAAGVRGQGEEAARASVQQLTECHEESLPGTEAFLLGQEGNSGVGFIARYGKKKMISGDHLGKRSLKDCLHAMYQTKIQRNLSLLQLNCHGSERTENCKHVNDFIVEVV; encoded by the exons ATGGTGCCGGCGGCAGCGCGCTCGCCGCTGCGCGCGGTGATGAAGAGGACAGAGAGGCGGGAGCCGGATGGACGCATCTTTGCCGGAAGCTTACCTGCAGCGCGAGTGGTTGCCGTCGCCCAACAGTTCTTTTCGACGACGATGACGGCGTCGACGCAACAGGTGGTGGAGCGGTACATCTTGATTGAGGCAGCAGGGGTAAGAGGCcagggcgaagaggcggcgcgggcaTCGGTCCAACAGCTCACAG AGTGTCATGAAGAATCTCTTCCTGGGACTGAAGCTTTTTTGCTTGGACAAGAAGGAAATTCTGGTGTTGGTTTTATTGCTAGATATGGTAAGAAGAAAATG ATTTCTGGGGATCATCTGGGAAAGAGGAGCCTGAAAGACTGCCTCCACGCCATGTATCAGACAAAAATCCAGAGAAATTTGTCCTTATTGCAATTAAATTGTCACGGATCAGAAAGGACAGAAAATTGTAAGCATGTCAATGATTTTATAGTTGAAG TGGTATGA
- the LOC127327188 gene encoding uncharacterized protein isoform X4, whose amino-acid sequence MVPAAARSPLRAVMKRTERREPDGRIFAGSLPAARVVAVAQQFFSTTMTASTQQVVERYILIEAAGVRGQGEEAARASVQQLTECHEESLPGTEAFLLGQEGNSGVGFIARYDFWGSSGKEEPERLPPRHVSDKNPEKFVLIAIKLSRIRKDRKFGMRLIVH is encoded by the exons ATGGTGCCGGCGGCAGCGCGCTCGCCGCTGCGCGCGGTGATGAAGAGGACAGAGAGGCGGGAGCCGGATGGACGCATCTTTGCCGGAAGCTTACCTGCAGCGCGAGTGGTTGCCGTCGCCCAACAGTTCTTTTCGACGACGATGACGGCGTCGACGCAACAGGTGGTGGAGCGGTACATCTTGATTGAGGCAGCAGGGGTAAGAGGCcagggcgaagaggcggcgcgggcaTCGGTCCAACAGCTCACAG AGTGTCATGAAGAATCTCTTCCTGGGACTGAAGCTTTTTTGCTTGGACAAGAAGGAAATTCTGGTGTTGGTTTTATTGCTAGATATG ATTTCTGGGGATCATCTGGGAAAGAGGAGCCTGAAAGACTGCCTCCACGCCATGTATCAGACAAAAATCCAGAGAAATTTGTCCTTATTGCAATTAAATTGTCACGGATCAGAAAGGACAGAAAATT TGGTATGAGGTTAATTGTGCATTAA
- the LOC127327188 gene encoding uncharacterized protein isoform X5: MVPAAARSPLRAVMKRTERREPDGRIFAGSLPAARVVAVAQQFFSTTMTASTQQVVERYILIEAAGVRGQGEEAARASVQQLTECHEESLPGTEAFLLGQEGNSGVGFIARYGKKKMISGDHLGKRSLKDCLHAMYQTKIQRNLSLLQLNCHGSERTENYT, translated from the exons ATGGTGCCGGCGGCAGCGCGCTCGCCGCTGCGCGCGGTGATGAAGAGGACAGAGAGGCGGGAGCCGGATGGACGCATCTTTGCCGGAAGCTTACCTGCAGCGCGAGTGGTTGCCGTCGCCCAACAGTTCTTTTCGACGACGATGACGGCGTCGACGCAACAGGTGGTGGAGCGGTACATCTTGATTGAGGCAGCAGGGGTAAGAGGCcagggcgaagaggcggcgcgggcaTCGGTCCAACAGCTCACAG AGTGTCATGAAGAATCTCTTCCTGGGACTGAAGCTTTTTTGCTTGGACAAGAAGGAAATTCTGGTGTTGGTTTTATTGCTAGATATGGTAAGAAGAAAATG ATTTCTGGGGATCATCTGGGAAAGAGGAGCCTGAAAGACTGCCTCCACGCCATGTATCAGACAAAAATCCAGAGAAATTTGTCCTTATTGCAATTAAATTGTCACGGATCAGAAAGGACAGAAAATT ACACATGA
- the LOC127327188 gene encoding uncharacterized protein isoform X7 — protein MVPAAARSPLRAVMKRTERREPDGRIFAGSLPAARVVAVAQQFFSTTMTASTQQVVERYILIEAAGVRGQGEEAARASVQQLTECHEESLPGTEAFLLGQEGNSGVGFIARYDFWGSSGKEEPERLPPRHVSDKNPEKFVLIAIKLSRIRKDRKL, from the exons ATGGTGCCGGCGGCAGCGCGCTCGCCGCTGCGCGCGGTGATGAAGAGGACAGAGAGGCGGGAGCCGGATGGACGCATCTTTGCCGGAAGCTTACCTGCAGCGCGAGTGGTTGCCGTCGCCCAACAGTTCTTTTCGACGACGATGACGGCGTCGACGCAACAGGTGGTGGAGCGGTACATCTTGATTGAGGCAGCAGGGGTAAGAGGCcagggcgaagaggcggcgcgggcaTCGGTCCAACAGCTCACAG AGTGTCATGAAGAATCTCTTCCTGGGACTGAAGCTTTTTTGCTTGGACAAGAAGGAAATTCTGGTGTTGGTTTTATTGCTAGATATG ATTTCTGGGGATCATCTGGGAAAGAGGAGCCTGAAAGACTGCCTCCACGCCATGTATCAGACAAAAATCCAGAGAAATTTGTCCTTATTGCAATTAAATTGTCACGGATCAGAAAGGACAGAAAATTGTAA
- the LOC127327188 gene encoding uncharacterized protein isoform X1, producing the protein MVPAAARSPLRAVMKRTERREPDGRIFAGSLPAARVVAVAQQFFSTTMTASTQQVVERYILIEAAGVRGQGEEAARASVQQLTECHEESLPGTEAFLLGQEGNSGVGFIARYGKKKMISGDHLGKRSLKDCLHAMYQTKIQRNLSLLQLNCHGSERTENCKHVNDFIVEVYTKF; encoded by the exons ATGGTGCCGGCGGCAGCGCGCTCGCCGCTGCGCGCGGTGATGAAGAGGACAGAGAGGCGGGAGCCGGATGGACGCATCTTTGCCGGAAGCTTACCTGCAGCGCGAGTGGTTGCCGTCGCCCAACAGTTCTTTTCGACGACGATGACGGCGTCGACGCAACAGGTGGTGGAGCGGTACATCTTGATTGAGGCAGCAGGGGTAAGAGGCcagggcgaagaggcggcgcgggcaTCGGTCCAACAGCTCACAG AGTGTCATGAAGAATCTCTTCCTGGGACTGAAGCTTTTTTGCTTGGACAAGAAGGAAATTCTGGTGTTGGTTTTATTGCTAGATATGGTAAGAAGAAAATG ATTTCTGGGGATCATCTGGGAAAGAGGAGCCTGAAAGACTGCCTCCACGCCATGTATCAGACAAAAATCCAGAGAAATTTGTCCTTATTGCAATTAAATTGTCACGGATCAGAAAGGACAGAAAATTGTAAGCATGTCAATGATTTTATAGTTGAAG TGTATACAAAGTTTTGA
- the LOC127327188 gene encoding uncharacterized protein isoform X3, with protein sequence MVPAAARSPLRAVMKRTERREPDGRIFAGSLPAARVVAVAQQFFSTTMTASTQQVVERYILIEAAGVRGQGEEAARASVQQLTECHEESLPGTEAFLLGQEGNSGVGFIARYDFWGSSGKEEPERLPPRHVSDKNPEKFVLIAIKLSRIRKDRKLHMSFSALKILL encoded by the exons ATGGTGCCGGCGGCAGCGCGCTCGCCGCTGCGCGCGGTGATGAAGAGGACAGAGAGGCGGGAGCCGGATGGACGCATCTTTGCCGGAAGCTTACCTGCAGCGCGAGTGGTTGCCGTCGCCCAACAGTTCTTTTCGACGACGATGACGGCGTCGACGCAACAGGTGGTGGAGCGGTACATCTTGATTGAGGCAGCAGGGGTAAGAGGCcagggcgaagaggcggcgcgggcaTCGGTCCAACAGCTCACAG AGTGTCATGAAGAATCTCTTCCTGGGACTGAAGCTTTTTTGCTTGGACAAGAAGGAAATTCTGGTGTTGGTTTTATTGCTAGATATG ATTTCTGGGGATCATCTGGGAAAGAGGAGCCTGAAAGACTGCCTCCACGCCATGTATCAGACAAAAATCCAGAGAAATTTGTCCTTATTGCAATTAAATTGTCACGGATCAGAAAGGACAGAAAATT ACACATGAGTTTTTCAGCGTTGAAAATCTTGCTTTGA
- the LOC127327188 gene encoding uncharacterized protein isoform X6, whose amino-acid sequence MVPAAARSPLRAVMKRTERREPDGRIFAGSLPAARVVAVAQQFFSTTMTASTQQVVERYILIEAAGVRGQGEEAARASVQQLTECHEESLPGTEAFLLGQEGNSGVGFIARYGKKKMISGDHLGKRSLKDCLHAMYQTKIQRNLSLLQLNCHGSERTENLV is encoded by the exons ATGGTGCCGGCGGCAGCGCGCTCGCCGCTGCGCGCGGTGATGAAGAGGACAGAGAGGCGGGAGCCGGATGGACGCATCTTTGCCGGAAGCTTACCTGCAGCGCGAGTGGTTGCCGTCGCCCAACAGTTCTTTTCGACGACGATGACGGCGTCGACGCAACAGGTGGTGGAGCGGTACATCTTGATTGAGGCAGCAGGGGTAAGAGGCcagggcgaagaggcggcgcgggcaTCGGTCCAACAGCTCACAG AGTGTCATGAAGAATCTCTTCCTGGGACTGAAGCTTTTTTGCTTGGACAAGAAGGAAATTCTGGTGTTGGTTTTATTGCTAGATATGGTAAGAAGAAAATG ATTTCTGGGGATCATCTGGGAAAGAGGAGCCTGAAAGACTGCCTCCACGCCATGTATCAGACAAAAATCCAGAGAAATTTGTCCTTATTGCAATTAAATTGTCACGGATCAGAAAGGACAGAAAATT TGGTATGA
- the LOC127338307 gene encoding protein FAR1-RELATED SEQUENCE 9-like has translation MLTLEEFECGWDYLTKKYDLGGNPFMTRAFEVREKWAKPYFNDIFCARMSTTQRSESANHVLKVYVPCKSSINMFVKQYTRLIDDREKADDKAEKNRSQKISKPMFGYPIEKHASKLYTPAVFKLFKAELKKTTSYVIVDNSDGLCYEVLHVDSENRESWSRVNFTITIDPQLGLYKCQCRLYEHFGIIRCHIMLVMTQTGVMKIPECHIMKRWTVDARKGSNVKNGNLLQFWIMKQTEL, from the exons ATGTTAACTCTTGAAGAATTTGAATGTGGCTGGGATTATTTGACCAAGAAGTATGACCTAGGTGGTAACCCTTTCATGACAAGAGCGTTTGAAGTGCGGGAAAAGTGGGCGAAGCCATATTTTAATGATATTTTCTGTGCAAGAATGTCAACTACTCAGAGGAGTGAGAGCGCGAACCATGTGCTTAAAGTATATGTTCCATGCAAATCTTCAATAAACATGTTTGTCAAGCAGTATACTAGGCTTATTGATGATAGAGAAAAGGCTGATGACAAAGCCGAGAAAAACAGAAGCCAG AAAATTTCGAAGCCTATGTTTGGTTACCCAATTGAGAAGCACGCTTCGAAATTATATACTCCTGCAGTTTTCAAGTTGTTCAAGGCTGAATTAAAGAAGACAACTTCATATGTTATTGTTGACAATTCAGATGGCTTATGTTATGAAGTGTTGCACGTAGATTCTGAAAACAGAGAATCCTGGAGCCGTGTAAATTTCACAATAACAATTGATCCACAATTGGGGTTATACAAGTGTCAATGCAGGCTGTATGAGCACTTTGGTATTATACGCTGCCACATTATGCTG GTTATGACCCAGACTGGAGTGATGAAAATACCTGAATGTCACATTATGAAAAGGTGGACAGTTGATGCAAGGAAAGGATCAAATGTAAAAAATGGAAATCTGTTGCAGTTCTGGATTATGAAGCAAACAGAACTTTAA